One region of Quercus lobata isolate SW786 chromosome 2, ValleyOak3.0 Primary Assembly, whole genome shotgun sequence genomic DNA includes:
- the LOC115976904 gene encoding NAC domain-containing protein 100-like has protein sequence MENVSTTAKEDEQIELPPGFRFHPTDEELITHYLSPKVLDANFLAVAIGEVDLNKCEPWDLPWRAKMGEKEWYFFCVRDRKYPTGLRTNRATDAGYWKATGKDKEIYKGKALVGMKKTLVFYKGRAPKGEKSNWVMHEYRLEGKYSGYNLPKTARNEWVICRVFNKISGGKKTHISGLMKLSPYANESRPSLLPPLMDSSPYNSEKRTGAGETSHVTCFSSPMENHKTKEHMVDNFNTGLLAASSSSNPSYISSAPNSAYHTNMGNLQYSDTALMQDQLFRMLFENHAINMKQNMKAEFSPETGFSTDMSSVVSNHDMARRSFEDQDDPSTSGGPVDIDCLWNY, from the exons ATGGAAAACGTTTCCACTACTGCAAAAGAAGATGAACAAATAGAATTGCCACCGGGTTTTCGATTTCACCCGACTGATGAAGAGCTTATAACTCACTACCTATCTCCAAAGGTTCTTGACGCCAACTTCTTAGCTGTAGCAATCGGTGAGGTTGATTTGAACAAGTGTGAACCTTGGGATTTGCCAT GGAGAGCTAAAATGGGTGAGAAGGAATGGTATTTCTTCTGTGTTAGAGACAGAAAGTACCCAACTGGTTTGAGGACAAACAGGGCTACTGATGCCGGGTATTGGAAAGCCACAGGCAAAGACAAGGAGATATACAAAGGGAAAGCGCTGGTTGGAATGAAGAAAACTCTTGTTTTCTACAAGGGGAGGGCTCCAAAAGGAGAAAAATCCAATTGGGTCATGCACGAATATAGATTAGAGGGCAAATATTCTGGATACAATCTCCCAAAAACGGCCAGG AATGAGTGGGTTATATGCagagtttttaacaaaatatcaGGTGGAAAGAAAACCCACATTTCAGGGTTAATGAAGCTAAGCCCCTATGCTAACGAATCGCGCCCTTCACTATTGCCTCCATTGATGGATTCTTCTCCATACAATAGTGAAAAAAGAACAGGGGCTGGTGAGACATCTCACGTGACCTGCTTCTCCAGTCCAATGGAGAACCATAAGACAAAGGAACACATGGTTGATAACTTCAACACTGGTCTCTTAGCTGCTTCATCTTCCTCAAATCCTTCCTATATTTCCTCTGCTCCAAACTCTGCCTACCACACAAACATGGGAAATTTGCAATACTCAGACACTGCTTTGATGCAAGACCAATTATTCCGGATGTTGTTTGAAAATCATGCTATAAACATGAAGCAGAATATGAAAGCAGAGTTCTCGCCTGAAACAGGCTTCAGTACCGATATGTCTTCGGTGGTATCCAATCATGACATGGCTAGGAGATCATTTGAGGATCAAGACGATCCATCAACTTCTGGTGGACCAGTAGACATTGATTGTCTATGGAATTACTGA